The Xenopus tropicalis strain Nigerian chromosome 2, UCB_Xtro_10.0, whole genome shotgun sequence genome window below encodes:
- the camk1g gene encoding calcium/calmodulin-dependent protein kinase type 1G, with amino-acid sequence MPSAKLTAFSPVEFTVSTLDKSGHKEEEDGSIWKKQTNNIRETFVFMEVLGSGAFSEVYLVKHRSTGQHYALKCIKKVNSSRDKSLENEIAVLKRIKHENIVTLEDIYESSSHFYLVMQLVSGGELFDRILERGVYTEKDASNVIRQVLSAVKYLHDNGIVHRDLKPENLLYLTPDENSKIMITDFGLSKMEENGIMSTACGTPGYVAPEVLAQKPYSKAVDCWSIGVITYILLCGYPPFYEETESRLFEKIREGAYEFESPFWDDISKSAKDFISCLLEKDSKKRYNCEKALKHPWIAGNTALHRDIYRSVSIQIKKNFAKSKWKQAFNAATVVYHMKKLHMNNSQTSANVPTIKVSDATRPNTPNVKNTEERNNVEILKLHPGVSNGMPVRSGTAKSCGTINVERNSCLGTVSVHEPCTSKSNNALPSHFGQPQSEERKNQSQNQSTELNSNSHMLSRGVQSNNPGSRKMLSKNATQNCATQTSPDHHMPMEKNQSCMMKDDHLHRKSSSSTKGSQASVTVSVNKPAQKDSNTKEQKQNILSTKNISHSLDLPSPPVHNSESPKSSLRKTPSTNSPSKKSAVPKSISISSSQKPPPSQKSPVQVTLSPKIPSENIVAQTSVQDHLDRRNTSPKKSTLDYNTLCTDMPQCRPLDLSNGPFKTDKISASANVYVTNGMSSETYEKGKPISCTESGLVKKGHKKQNFLNAVTAPMKGTNYTHCGSGQTGVCSIM; translated from the exons AGGAGCCTTTTCAGAAGTCTACCTTGTGAAGCATAGATCTACTGGGCAGCACTATGCTTTGAAATGTATTAAGAAAGTCAACAGTTCCCGAGACAAGAGCCTGGAGAATGAGATAGCAGTGCTGAAGAG GATTAAACATGAAAACATTGTGACACTTGAAGATATTTATGAGAGCTCTTCACATTTCTATCTTGTTATGCAACT GGTCTCCGGGGGAGAATTGTTTGACCGCATTTTAGAACGTGGAGTTTACACTGAGAAAGATGCCAGCAATGTGATACGCCAAGTCCTTTCTGCTGTGAAATATCTTCATGACAATGGCATTGTACACAGGGATTTAAAA CCAGAAAACCTACTGTATCTAACACCTGATGAGAATTCCAAGATAATGATAACAGACTTTGGCCTTTCTAAAATGGAAGAAAATGGCATCATGTCTACCGCATGTGGCACTCCAGGATATGTGG CACCGGAAGTCCTTGCTCAAAAACCATACAGTAAAGCAGTGGACTGCTGGTCGATTGGAGTCATTACCTATATTTT ACTATGTGGATACCCTCCATTTTATGAAGAAACAGAGTCCAGACTTTTTGAGAAGATTAGAGAAGGAGCATATGAGTTTGAATCTCCGTTTTGGGATGACATTTCCAAATCTG CAAAAGACTTCATTAGCTGCCTCCTAGAAAAAGATTCAAAGAAGAGATATAACTGTGAGAAAGCTCTTAAGCACCCTTG GATTGCTGGGAACACTGCCCTCCACCGAGATATCTATCGTTCAGTGAGCATTCAAATCAAAAAGAACTTTGCTAAAAGCAAGTGGAAA CAAGCATTTAATGCTGCGACTGTGGTATATCATATGAAAAAACTTCACATGAATAACAGTCAGACTAGCGCCAATGTTCCCACTATAAAAGTGTCTGATGCCACAAGACCAAACACCCCTAATGTCAAAAACACAGAGGAAAGGAACAATGTTGAAATCCTAAAACTGCATCCAGGTGTATCAAATGGAATGCCTGTAAGATCAGGTACAGCCAAGTCTTGTGGTACCATAAATGTTGAGAGGAACTCCTGCTTGGGAACAGTATCAGTTCATGAACCTTGCACTAGCAAGTCAAACAATGCCTTACCATCTCATTTTGGGCAACCTCAATCAGAGGAACGCAAGAATCAATCACAAAATCAATCAACTGAATTGAATTCTAACTCCCACATGTTAAGCAGGGGGGTCCAGAGTAATAACCCTGGTTCTAGAAAAATGCTCAGTAAGAATGCCACACAAAATTGTGCAACCCAAACCAGCCCAGATCACCACATGCCTATGGAAAAAAATCAAAGTTGTATGATGAAAGATGACCACTTGCATAGAAAGTCATCCTCATCGACAAAGGGCAGTCAGGCATCTGTGACTGTCAGTGTAAATAAACCAGCGCAAAAAGACAGCAATACAAAGGAGCAAAAGCAAAATATTCTAAGTACCAAGAATATTTCTCATTCACTAGATCTCCCATCACCCCCTGTCCATAACAGTGAATCTCCCAAAAGCTCATTGCGTAAAACACCTTCAACAAATTCTCCTTCTAAGAAGTCAGCAGTTCCGAAAAGTATTTCAATTAGCAGCTCCCAAAAACCTCCTCCTTCCCAAAAATCTCCAGTGCAAGTGACTCTTTCTCCAAAAATCCCTTCTGAAAATATTGTTGCCCAAACCTCTGTTCAAGACCATTTAGACAGAAGGAACACATCCCCAAAGAAGTCTACCTTGGACTATAACACATTATGTACAGATATGCCTCAGTGCAGACCCTTGGACTTATCTAATGGACCCTTTAAGACTGATAAGATTTCCGCTTCTGCTAACGTATACGTAACAAATGGAATGTCGAGTGAGACCTACGAGAAAGGCAagcccatttcctgcactgaATCAGGGCTGGTAAAGAAAGGGCACAAGAAGCA GAATTTCTTGAATGCTGTTACTGCTCCAATGAAAGGGACAAATTATACCCACTGCGGCAGTGGCCAGACAGGCGTCTGTTCAATCATGTGA